From Eptesicus fuscus isolate TK198812 chromosome 13, DD_ASM_mEF_20220401, whole genome shotgun sequence, the proteins below share one genomic window:
- the SLC22A6 gene encoding solute carrier family 22 member 6 isoform X1, translating to MAFNDLLKQLGGIGRFQKAQVTLVILPLLLMASHSTLQNFTAAVPTHRCRPPASANLSRAGEPEAWLPRDRQGRPESCLRFTSPQRGLPWPNGTEANGTGATEPCTDGWIYDNSTFSSTIVTEWDLVCSHRALRQLAQSLYMVGVLLGAVGFGHLADRLGRRKVLILSHLLMAASGTCAAFAPSFPVYCAFRLLSGMAISGIVLNSMTLNMEWMPIHTRAYVSTLAGYVYSLGQFILAGVAYAVPHWRYLQLLVSVPFFVSFIYSWFFIESARWHTSSGRLDLTLKALQRVARINGKQDEGAKLNMEVLRSSLQKELTMGPGSASALELLRRPALRRLFLCLSVLWFATSFAYYGLVMDLQGFGVSIYLIQVIFGAVDLPAKLVGFLAINHLGRRPAQVASLLLAGSCILANGVIPQDQSIVRTSLAVLGKGCLAASFNCIFLYTGELYPTMIRQTGLGMGSTMARVGSIASPLVSMTAELLPSAPLFIYGAVPVVASAVAALLPETLGHPLPDTVQDVENRWAPAERGRDLPPATRRGKAQRQQQERQKQMVPLQASAQEKDGL from the exons ATGGCCTTCAATGACCTCCTGAAGCAGCTGGGGGGCATCGGCCGCTTCCAGAAGGCCCAGGTCACTCTGGTgatcctgcccctgctcctgatgGCCTCCCACAGCACCCTGCAGAACTTCACCGCCGCCGTCCCCACCcaccgctgccgcccgcccgccagcGCCAACCTCAGCCGGGCCGGGGAGCCGGAGGCCTGGCTGCCCCGGGACCGGCAGGGGCGGCCCGAGTCCTGCCTCCGCTTCACCTCCCCGCAAAGGGGGCTGCCCTGGCCCAACGGCACGGAGGCCAACGGCACGGGGGCCACAGAGCCCTGCACCGACGGCTGGATCTACGACAACAGCACCTTCTCTTCCACCATCGTGACCGAG TGGGACCTCGTGTGCTCGCACAGGGCCTTGCGCCAGCTGGCTCAGTCGCTGTACATGGTGGGGGTGCTTCTCGGAGCCGTGGGGTTCGGACACCTGGCGGACAG GCTGGGCCGCCGGAAGGTGCTGATCCTGAGCCACCTGCTGATGGCCGCGTCGGGGACCTGCGCAGCCTTCGCTCCCAGCTTCCCCGTCTACTGCGCCTTCCGGCTGCTCTCGGGCATGGCCATATCTGGCATCGTCCTCAACAGCATGACCCTGA ATATGGAGTGGATGCCCATCCACACGCGGGCGTACGTGTCCACGCTGGCCGGCTACGTCTACAGCCTGGGCCAGTTCATCCTGGCGGGCGTGGCCTACGCCGTGCCGCACTGGCGCTACCTGCAGCTGCTGGTCTCCGTGCCCTTCTTTGTCTCCTTCATCTACTCCTG gtTCTTCATCGAGTCAGCCCGCTGGCATACCTCCTCCGGGAGGCTGGACCTCACCCTGAAGGCCCTGCAGAGAGTGGCCCGGATCAATGGGAAGCAGGACGAGGGGGCCAAACTTAACATGGAG GTGCTCCGGTCCAGTCTGCAGAAGGAGCTGACCATGGGCCCAGGCTCGGCCTCCGCCCTGGAGCTGCTGCGCCGCCCCGCCCTGCGCcgcctcttcctctgcctctcggTGCTCTG GTTCGCCACGAGCTTCGCCTACTACGGGCTGGTCATGGACCTGCAAGGCTTTGGGGTGAGCATCTACCTCATCCAGGTCATCTTCGGAGCCGTGGACCTGCCTGCCAAGCTCGTGGGCTTCCTCGCCATCAACCACCTGGGCCGGCGGCCAGCCCAGGTAGCCTCCCTGCTCCTGGCGGGCAGCTGCATCCTGGCCAATGGGGTGATACCCCAGG atCAGTCCATTGTCCGAACCTCCCTTGCTGTGCTGGGGAAgggctgcctggctgcctccttcaaCTGCATCTTTCTGTACACTGGGGAGCTGTACCCCACAATGATCCG GCAGACAGGCCTGGGGATGGGCAGCACCATGGCCCGCGTGGGCAGCATCGCCAGCCCCCTGGTGAGCATGACCGCCGAgctcctcccctccgcccctctCTTCATCTACGGCGCTGTCCCCGTGGTCGCCAGCGCCGTGGCTGCCCTCCTGCCGGAGACCCTGGGCCATCCCCTGCCGGACACGGTGCAAGACGTGGAGAACAGGTGGGCTCCCGCCGAGAGGGGCAGGGACCTGCCCCCGGCCACACGCAG agggaaagcgCAGCGACAGCAGCAAGAGCGTCAGAAGCAGATGGTCCCGCTGCAGGCCTCAGCGCAGGAGAAGGATGGGCTCTGA
- the SLC22A6 gene encoding solute carrier family 22 member 6 isoform X3: MAFNDLLKQLGGIGRFQKAQVTLVILPLLLMASHSTLQNFTAAVPTHRCRPPASANLSRAGEPEAWLPRDRQGRPESCLRFTSPQRGLPWPNGTEANGTGATEPCTDGWIYDNSTFSSTIVTEWDLVCSHRALRQLAQSLYMVGVLLGAVGFGHLADRLGRRKVLILSHLLMAASGTCAAFAPSFPVYCAFRLLSGMAISGIVLNSMTLNMEWMPIHTRAYVSTLAGYVYSLGQFILAGVAYAVPHWRYLQLLVSVPFFVSFIYSWFFIESARWHTSSGRLDLTLKALQRVARINGKQDEGAKLNMEVLRSSLQKELTMGPGSASALELLRRPALRRLFLCLSVLWFATSFAYYGLVMDLQGFGVSIYLIQVIFGAVDLPAKLVGFLAINHLGRRPAQVASLLLAGSCILANGVIPQDQSIVRTSLAVLGKGCLAASFNCIFLYTGELYPTMIRAVAALLPETLGHPLPDTVQDVENRWAPAERGRDLPPATRRGKAQRQQQERQKQMVPLQASAQEKDGL; the protein is encoded by the exons ATGGCCTTCAATGACCTCCTGAAGCAGCTGGGGGGCATCGGCCGCTTCCAGAAGGCCCAGGTCACTCTGGTgatcctgcccctgctcctgatgGCCTCCCACAGCACCCTGCAGAACTTCACCGCCGCCGTCCCCACCcaccgctgccgcccgcccgccagcGCCAACCTCAGCCGGGCCGGGGAGCCGGAGGCCTGGCTGCCCCGGGACCGGCAGGGGCGGCCCGAGTCCTGCCTCCGCTTCACCTCCCCGCAAAGGGGGCTGCCCTGGCCCAACGGCACGGAGGCCAACGGCACGGGGGCCACAGAGCCCTGCACCGACGGCTGGATCTACGACAACAGCACCTTCTCTTCCACCATCGTGACCGAG TGGGACCTCGTGTGCTCGCACAGGGCCTTGCGCCAGCTGGCTCAGTCGCTGTACATGGTGGGGGTGCTTCTCGGAGCCGTGGGGTTCGGACACCTGGCGGACAG GCTGGGCCGCCGGAAGGTGCTGATCCTGAGCCACCTGCTGATGGCCGCGTCGGGGACCTGCGCAGCCTTCGCTCCCAGCTTCCCCGTCTACTGCGCCTTCCGGCTGCTCTCGGGCATGGCCATATCTGGCATCGTCCTCAACAGCATGACCCTGA ATATGGAGTGGATGCCCATCCACACGCGGGCGTACGTGTCCACGCTGGCCGGCTACGTCTACAGCCTGGGCCAGTTCATCCTGGCGGGCGTGGCCTACGCCGTGCCGCACTGGCGCTACCTGCAGCTGCTGGTCTCCGTGCCCTTCTTTGTCTCCTTCATCTACTCCTG gtTCTTCATCGAGTCAGCCCGCTGGCATACCTCCTCCGGGAGGCTGGACCTCACCCTGAAGGCCCTGCAGAGAGTGGCCCGGATCAATGGGAAGCAGGACGAGGGGGCCAAACTTAACATGGAG GTGCTCCGGTCCAGTCTGCAGAAGGAGCTGACCATGGGCCCAGGCTCGGCCTCCGCCCTGGAGCTGCTGCGCCGCCCCGCCCTGCGCcgcctcttcctctgcctctcggTGCTCTG GTTCGCCACGAGCTTCGCCTACTACGGGCTGGTCATGGACCTGCAAGGCTTTGGGGTGAGCATCTACCTCATCCAGGTCATCTTCGGAGCCGTGGACCTGCCTGCCAAGCTCGTGGGCTTCCTCGCCATCAACCACCTGGGCCGGCGGCCAGCCCAGGTAGCCTCCCTGCTCCTGGCGGGCAGCTGCATCCTGGCCAATGGGGTGATACCCCAGG atCAGTCCATTGTCCGAACCTCCCTTGCTGTGCTGGGGAAgggctgcctggctgcctccttcaaCTGCATCTTTCTGTACACTGGGGAGCTGTACCCCACAATGATCCG CGCCGTGGCTGCCCTCCTGCCGGAGACCCTGGGCCATCCCCTGCCGGACACGGTGCAAGACGTGGAGAACAGGTGGGCTCCCGCCGAGAGGGGCAGGGACCTGCCCCCGGCCACACGCAG agggaaagcgCAGCGACAGCAGCAAGAGCGTCAGAAGCAGATGGTCCCGCTGCAGGCCTCAGCGCAGGAGAAGGATGGGCTCTGA
- the SLC22A6 gene encoding solute carrier family 22 member 6 isoform X4 — translation MAFNDLLKQLGGIGRFQKAQVTLVILPLLLMASHSTLQNFTAAVPTHRCRPPASANLSRAGEPEAWLPRDRQGRPESCLRFTSPQRGLPWPNGTEANGTGATEPCTDGWIYDNSTFSSTIVTEWDLVCSHRALRQLAQSLYMVGVLLGAVGFGHLADRLGRRKVLILSHLLMAASGTCAAFAPSFPVYCAFRLLSGMAISGIVLNSMTLNMEWMPIHTRAYVSTLAGYVYSLGQFILAGVAYAVPHWRYLQLLVSVPFFVSFIYSWFFIESARWHTSSGRLDLTLKALQRVARINGKQDEGAKLNMEVLRSSLQKELTMGPGSASALELLRRPALRRLFLCLSVLWFATSFAYYGLVMDLQGFGVSIYLIQVIFGAVDLPAKLVGFLAINHLGRRPAQVASLLLAGSCILANGVIPQDQSIVRTSLAVLGKGCLAASFNCIFLYTGELYPTMIRAVAALLPETLGHPLPDTVQDVENRRGKAQRQQQERQKQMVPLQASAQEKDGL, via the exons ATGGCCTTCAATGACCTCCTGAAGCAGCTGGGGGGCATCGGCCGCTTCCAGAAGGCCCAGGTCACTCTGGTgatcctgcccctgctcctgatgGCCTCCCACAGCACCCTGCAGAACTTCACCGCCGCCGTCCCCACCcaccgctgccgcccgcccgccagcGCCAACCTCAGCCGGGCCGGGGAGCCGGAGGCCTGGCTGCCCCGGGACCGGCAGGGGCGGCCCGAGTCCTGCCTCCGCTTCACCTCCCCGCAAAGGGGGCTGCCCTGGCCCAACGGCACGGAGGCCAACGGCACGGGGGCCACAGAGCCCTGCACCGACGGCTGGATCTACGACAACAGCACCTTCTCTTCCACCATCGTGACCGAG TGGGACCTCGTGTGCTCGCACAGGGCCTTGCGCCAGCTGGCTCAGTCGCTGTACATGGTGGGGGTGCTTCTCGGAGCCGTGGGGTTCGGACACCTGGCGGACAG GCTGGGCCGCCGGAAGGTGCTGATCCTGAGCCACCTGCTGATGGCCGCGTCGGGGACCTGCGCAGCCTTCGCTCCCAGCTTCCCCGTCTACTGCGCCTTCCGGCTGCTCTCGGGCATGGCCATATCTGGCATCGTCCTCAACAGCATGACCCTGA ATATGGAGTGGATGCCCATCCACACGCGGGCGTACGTGTCCACGCTGGCCGGCTACGTCTACAGCCTGGGCCAGTTCATCCTGGCGGGCGTGGCCTACGCCGTGCCGCACTGGCGCTACCTGCAGCTGCTGGTCTCCGTGCCCTTCTTTGTCTCCTTCATCTACTCCTG gtTCTTCATCGAGTCAGCCCGCTGGCATACCTCCTCCGGGAGGCTGGACCTCACCCTGAAGGCCCTGCAGAGAGTGGCCCGGATCAATGGGAAGCAGGACGAGGGGGCCAAACTTAACATGGAG GTGCTCCGGTCCAGTCTGCAGAAGGAGCTGACCATGGGCCCAGGCTCGGCCTCCGCCCTGGAGCTGCTGCGCCGCCCCGCCCTGCGCcgcctcttcctctgcctctcggTGCTCTG GTTCGCCACGAGCTTCGCCTACTACGGGCTGGTCATGGACCTGCAAGGCTTTGGGGTGAGCATCTACCTCATCCAGGTCATCTTCGGAGCCGTGGACCTGCCTGCCAAGCTCGTGGGCTTCCTCGCCATCAACCACCTGGGCCGGCGGCCAGCCCAGGTAGCCTCCCTGCTCCTGGCGGGCAGCTGCATCCTGGCCAATGGGGTGATACCCCAGG atCAGTCCATTGTCCGAACCTCCCTTGCTGTGCTGGGGAAgggctgcctggctgcctccttcaaCTGCATCTTTCTGTACACTGGGGAGCTGTACCCCACAATGATCCG CGCCGTGGCTGCCCTCCTGCCGGAGACCCTGGGCCATCCCCTGCCGGACACGGTGCAAGACGTGGAGAACAG gagagggaaagcgCAGCGACAGCAGCAAGAGCGTCAGAAGCAGATGGTCCCGCTGCAGGCCTCAGCGCAGGAGAAGGATGGGCTCTGA
- the SLC22A6 gene encoding solute carrier family 22 member 6 isoform X2 encodes MAFNDLLKQLGGIGRFQKAQVTLVILPLLLMASHSTLQNFTAAVPTHRCRPPASANLSRAGEPEAWLPRDRQGRPESCLRFTSPQRGLPWPNGTEANGTGATEPCTDGWIYDNSTFSSTIVTEWDLVCSHRALRQLAQSLYMVGVLLGAVGFGHLADRLGRRKVLILSHLLMAASGTCAAFAPSFPVYCAFRLLSGMAISGIVLNSMTLNMEWMPIHTRAYVSTLAGYVYSLGQFILAGVAYAVPHWRYLQLLVSVPFFVSFIYSWFFIESARWHTSSGRLDLTLKALQRVARINGKQDEGAKLNMEVLRSSLQKELTMGPGSASALELLRRPALRRLFLCLSVLWFATSFAYYGLVMDLQGFGVSIYLIQVIFGAVDLPAKLVGFLAINHLGRRPAQVASLLLAGSCILANGVIPQDQSIVRTSLAVLGKGCLAASFNCIFLYTGELYPTMIRQTGLGMGSTMARVGSIASPLVSMTAELLPSAPLFIYGAVPVVASAVAALLPETLGHPLPDTVQDVENRRGKAQRQQQERQKQMVPLQASAQEKDGL; translated from the exons ATGGCCTTCAATGACCTCCTGAAGCAGCTGGGGGGCATCGGCCGCTTCCAGAAGGCCCAGGTCACTCTGGTgatcctgcccctgctcctgatgGCCTCCCACAGCACCCTGCAGAACTTCACCGCCGCCGTCCCCACCcaccgctgccgcccgcccgccagcGCCAACCTCAGCCGGGCCGGGGAGCCGGAGGCCTGGCTGCCCCGGGACCGGCAGGGGCGGCCCGAGTCCTGCCTCCGCTTCACCTCCCCGCAAAGGGGGCTGCCCTGGCCCAACGGCACGGAGGCCAACGGCACGGGGGCCACAGAGCCCTGCACCGACGGCTGGATCTACGACAACAGCACCTTCTCTTCCACCATCGTGACCGAG TGGGACCTCGTGTGCTCGCACAGGGCCTTGCGCCAGCTGGCTCAGTCGCTGTACATGGTGGGGGTGCTTCTCGGAGCCGTGGGGTTCGGACACCTGGCGGACAG GCTGGGCCGCCGGAAGGTGCTGATCCTGAGCCACCTGCTGATGGCCGCGTCGGGGACCTGCGCAGCCTTCGCTCCCAGCTTCCCCGTCTACTGCGCCTTCCGGCTGCTCTCGGGCATGGCCATATCTGGCATCGTCCTCAACAGCATGACCCTGA ATATGGAGTGGATGCCCATCCACACGCGGGCGTACGTGTCCACGCTGGCCGGCTACGTCTACAGCCTGGGCCAGTTCATCCTGGCGGGCGTGGCCTACGCCGTGCCGCACTGGCGCTACCTGCAGCTGCTGGTCTCCGTGCCCTTCTTTGTCTCCTTCATCTACTCCTG gtTCTTCATCGAGTCAGCCCGCTGGCATACCTCCTCCGGGAGGCTGGACCTCACCCTGAAGGCCCTGCAGAGAGTGGCCCGGATCAATGGGAAGCAGGACGAGGGGGCCAAACTTAACATGGAG GTGCTCCGGTCCAGTCTGCAGAAGGAGCTGACCATGGGCCCAGGCTCGGCCTCCGCCCTGGAGCTGCTGCGCCGCCCCGCCCTGCGCcgcctcttcctctgcctctcggTGCTCTG GTTCGCCACGAGCTTCGCCTACTACGGGCTGGTCATGGACCTGCAAGGCTTTGGGGTGAGCATCTACCTCATCCAGGTCATCTTCGGAGCCGTGGACCTGCCTGCCAAGCTCGTGGGCTTCCTCGCCATCAACCACCTGGGCCGGCGGCCAGCCCAGGTAGCCTCCCTGCTCCTGGCGGGCAGCTGCATCCTGGCCAATGGGGTGATACCCCAGG atCAGTCCATTGTCCGAACCTCCCTTGCTGTGCTGGGGAAgggctgcctggctgcctccttcaaCTGCATCTTTCTGTACACTGGGGAGCTGTACCCCACAATGATCCG GCAGACAGGCCTGGGGATGGGCAGCACCATGGCCCGCGTGGGCAGCATCGCCAGCCCCCTGGTGAGCATGACCGCCGAgctcctcccctccgcccctctCTTCATCTACGGCGCTGTCCCCGTGGTCGCCAGCGCCGTGGCTGCCCTCCTGCCGGAGACCCTGGGCCATCCCCTGCCGGACACGGTGCAAGACGTGGAGAACAG gagagggaaagcgCAGCGACAGCAGCAAGAGCGTCAGAAGCAGATGGTCCCGCTGCAGGCCTCAGCGCAGGAGAAGGATGGGCTCTGA